The following DNA comes from bacterium.
ATGGTATTAAGCCAGGTAATCCGCTTAAGCGGAGTATATACCAACACATAGAGAAACGCGCTTAAGAGTGCGAGAAAGCCTGTTAGGAGGTTCACCTGCCCCACAAGGATAGCTGTTCCGCTGAGCACCAGAGTTGTACCAAATGAGAGCGCACTTGCTGGCGTGATGCGTCCGGCTGGAAGGGGGCGCTTTGCGGTTCGCTGCATGCGCTTATCTAACTCTCGCTCAACGAAGTTATTGAGGACAGCTGAACCAGCGACCGTGAGAAATGTTCCGAATAGTGCAAAGAGGAATCGTGGAAGCGGCTCGATTGTACCAGCACCGAGAAAGTATCCCATGGAGGTTGAAATGAGCACCATGAAACCGATCCGTGGCTTCGTGAGCGAAAGATAATCTTTCCATTTTTGTCTATCCATGGTTTTTGCCTTCACTTGCTGATCCTCTCTGGAAACTCGGACCGACGACCCTCAAAACTATCTCTCTTGTTGAAATACGATTCAAGTCTTAGGGTAGAAACGTGCAAATCAGCCACTCCCTCCCTTCCAGATTCACCAAAAGAAGGATTCACGGGAACTCACTGCTTACATTACACTTTCGGGGCTAGAAAGAGGTACTCCTCTCTCTCCTTTTACGTTATTCTCTCATCTGAGAGGAGGAATCTAGCGCTCATGCTACTCCTCACAAAAAACTCAACAGGTGGCCAGCTGTGTCTATGAAAGCTATGTCTATGACAATCGACGACATCTTCGACCTCATTCGTACAGGCAA
Coding sequences within:
- a CDS encoding protoheme IX farnesyltransferase, translated to MDRQKWKDYLSLTKPRIGFMVLISTSMGYFLGAGTIEPLPRFLFALFGTFLTVAGSAVLNNFVERELDKRMQRTAKRPLPAGRITPASALSFGTTLVLSGTAILVGQVNLLTGFLALLSAFLYVLVYTPLKRITWLNT